Proteins from a single region of Oreochromis niloticus isolate F11D_XX linkage group LG7, O_niloticus_UMD_NMBU, whole genome shotgun sequence:
- the gpsm1b gene encoding G-protein-signaling modulator 1b isoform X2 — protein sequence MAHSATNGVDQDLASKRLHSRMEASCLELALEGERLCKAGDFKGGTAFFEAAVKVGTEDLKTLSAIYSQLGNAYFYLKEYGKALEYHRHDLTLARTIGDRIGEGKASGNLGNTLKVLGRFDEAAVCCQRHLEISQEQGDKVGEARALYNMGNVFHAKGKQQLWGCTQEPGDLPPDVRDTLQRATGFYEMNLCLVKELGDRAAQGRAYGNLGNTHYLLGNFVEAIKFHRQRLSIAKEFGDKAAERRAYSNLGNALIFLGQFNTATEYYRKTLQLSRQLRDQVMEAQACYSLGNTYTLLQQYERAIDYHLKHLYIAQELTDRVGEGRACWSLGNAYVSLGNNKQALYYARKHLEISKEIGDRNGELTARMNVDQLMEALGVTESDLSPSSSEFEMQGARPKFTKRNSMDSVELWKYSSDKNGENQDLESIPRRSKSHLSQPSKRKGCSDSQSSEERLWFDSPVDTDDITVQVPPPVPKLGRDPSDEDCFFDLLSKFQSSRMDDQRCHLDEPQNGDDREGAATSMSSLSEMIDPAITTSPQTEELFDLIASSQSRRLDDQRVNVGNLPGLRITHNNLGHLVGEGDHQEPSDDFFNMLIKCQSSRIDDQRCSPPEAGPHAPTVPDEDFFSLIQRVQAKRMDEQRVQLPTDDQDSPPSPSPEPASGFSS from the exons ATGGCTCATTCGGCTACTAACGGTGTGGACCAGGATCTGGCCAGCAAGAGGCTGCACTCAAG GATGGAGGCCTCGTGTTTAGAATTGGCCTTGGAAGGAGAGCGGCTATGCAAGGCTGGGGACTTCAAAGGGGGAACAGCGTTTTTCGAAGCAGCCGTAAAGGTCGGCACAGAAGACCTGAAGACCCTCAGTGCCATCTACAGCCAGCTGGGCAATGCATACTTCTACCTTAAGGAGTATGGCAAAGCCCTGGAATACCACAGACATGACCTTACCTTAGCAAG AACAATAGGAGACCGAATTGGAGAAGGAAAAGCCAGCGGCAACCTCGGTAACACTTTAAAAGTATTAGGGCGTTTCGATGAGGCCGCTGTCTGCTGCCAAAGACATCTGGAGATTTCTCAAGAGCAGGGCGATAAG GTTGGAGAGGCCAGAGCACTGTATAACATGGGGAACGTGTTTCATGCGAAGGGCAAACAGCAGTTATGGGGCTGCACCCAGGAACCAGGGGACCTGCCTCCTGATGTCAGAGACACACTGCAAAGGGCTACTGGATTTTACGA GATGAACCTGTGTTTGGTCAAAGAGCTTGGCGACCGAGCTGCTCAGGGGAGAGCCTACGGGAACTTGGGCAACACCCACTACCTGCTGGGTAACTTTGTGGAGGCTATAAAGTTCCACCGTCAG CGATTATCCATTGCCAAAGAATTTGGGGACAAAGCAGCTGAACGGCGAGCTTACAGTAACTTGGGCAATGCCCTGATATTCCTGGGACAGTTCAACACAGCCACAGAGTACTACAG GAAAACTCTGCAACTGTCCAGGCAGCTGAGGGACCAGGTGATGGAGGCTCAAGCGTGTTACAGCCTGGGCAACACTTACACTCTTTTACAGCAGTATGAGAGGGCCATAGACTATCACCTCAAGCACCTGTACATAGCGCAGGAGCTTACAGATAG GGTTGGAGAGGGCCGTGCATGTTGGAGTCTGGGAAATGCATATGTGTCTTTAGGGAACAACAAACAAGCGCTCTACTATGCCAGAAAGCACCTGGAAATCTCTAAAGAA ATTGGAGACAGAAATGGTGAACTGACAGCCAGGATGAATGTGGATCAGCTGATGGAGGCCCTGGGGGTCACTGAGAGCGACCTTTCACCCTCAAGTTCAGAGTTTGAGATGCAAG gAGCAAGACCTAAATTCACCAAGAGAAACAGCATGGACAGTGTAGAACTGTGGAAATACTCTTCAGATAAG AATGGTGAGAACCAAGACTTGGAAAGTATACCGAGGAGATCTAAGAGTCACCTGTCGCAGCCTAGCAAAAGAAAAGGCTGTTCTGACAGCCAGTCATCAGAGGAAAGGCTGTGGTTTGACTCACCTGTGGACACTGATGACATCACTGTGCAAGTTCCACCTCCAGTGCCA AAGCTGGGCCGTGACCCCTCTGATGAAGACTGCTTCTTTGACCTCCTCAGCAAATTCCAGAGCAGCCGCATGGATGACCAGCGCTGCCACCTCGATGAGCCACAGAATGGAGACGACAGAGAAGGCGCCGCAACCTCCATGTCATCCCTGAGTGAGATGATAG ATCCTGCAATTACCACTTCCCCCCAGACAGAGGAGCTGTTTGACTTGATCGCCAGCTCTCAGAGTCGACGTCTTGATGACCAACGCGTTAATGTTGGTAACCTCCCAGGCCTGAGGATTACTCATAACAACCTGGGCCACCTGGTGGGAGAGGGAGATCATCAAGAGCCCAGTGATGACTTCTTCAACATGCTTATCAAGTGCCAG TCATCTAGAATTGACGATCAGCGGTGCTCCCCACCAGAAGCGGGCCCCCATGCCCCTACGGTGCCTGATGAAGACTTCTTCAGTCTGATCCAGAGGGTGCAGGCCAAGCGTATGGACGAGCAGCGTGTCCAGCTGCCCACAGACGACCAGGACAGCCCTCCGTCCCCAAGTCCTGAGCCAGCTAGCGGATTTTCCAGCTAG
- the gpsm1b gene encoding G-protein-signaling modulator 1b isoform X1, whose protein sequence is MASEPCPLTGAERAVCRLVHCGPRPQAMLKPLPLELQVYVDKTRTKQKHRMEASCLELALEGERLCKAGDFKGGTAFFEAAVKVGTEDLKTLSAIYSQLGNAYFYLKEYGKALEYHRHDLTLARTIGDRIGEGKASGNLGNTLKVLGRFDEAAVCCQRHLEISQEQGDKVGEARALYNMGNVFHAKGKQQLWGCTQEPGDLPPDVRDTLQRATGFYEMNLCLVKELGDRAAQGRAYGNLGNTHYLLGNFVEAIKFHRQRLSIAKEFGDKAAERRAYSNLGNALIFLGQFNTATEYYRKTLQLSRQLRDQVMEAQACYSLGNTYTLLQQYERAIDYHLKHLYIAQELTDRVGEGRACWSLGNAYVSLGNNKQALYYARKHLEISKEIGDRNGELTARMNVDQLMEALGVTESDLSPSSSEFEMQGARPKFTKRNSMDSVELWKYSSDKNGENQDLESIPRRSKSHLSQPSKRKGCSDSQSSEERLWFDSPVDTDDITVQVPPPVPKLGRDPSDEDCFFDLLSKFQSSRMDDQRCHLDEPQNGDDREGAATSMSSLSEMIDPAITTSPQTEELFDLIASSQSRRLDDQRVNVGNLPGLRITHNNLGHLVGEGDHQEPSDDFFNMLIKCQSSRIDDQRCSPPEAGPHAPTVPDEDFFSLIQRVQAKRMDEQRVQLPTDDQDSPPSPSPEPASGFSS, encoded by the exons ATGGCATCTGAGCCTTGTCCTCTGACTGGAGCAGAGAGAGCCGTATGTAGACTTGTCCACTGTGGACCCCGACCTCAAGCTATGCTAAAGCCTTTACCTCTGGAGCTCCAGGTGTATGTGGACAAAACAAGGACCAAGCAAAAACACAg GATGGAGGCCTCGTGTTTAGAATTGGCCTTGGAAGGAGAGCGGCTATGCAAGGCTGGGGACTTCAAAGGGGGAACAGCGTTTTTCGAAGCAGCCGTAAAGGTCGGCACAGAAGACCTGAAGACCCTCAGTGCCATCTACAGCCAGCTGGGCAATGCATACTTCTACCTTAAGGAGTATGGCAAAGCCCTGGAATACCACAGACATGACCTTACCTTAGCAAG AACAATAGGAGACCGAATTGGAGAAGGAAAAGCCAGCGGCAACCTCGGTAACACTTTAAAAGTATTAGGGCGTTTCGATGAGGCCGCTGTCTGCTGCCAAAGACATCTGGAGATTTCTCAAGAGCAGGGCGATAAG GTTGGAGAGGCCAGAGCACTGTATAACATGGGGAACGTGTTTCATGCGAAGGGCAAACAGCAGTTATGGGGCTGCACCCAGGAACCAGGGGACCTGCCTCCTGATGTCAGAGACACACTGCAAAGGGCTACTGGATTTTACGA GATGAACCTGTGTTTGGTCAAAGAGCTTGGCGACCGAGCTGCTCAGGGGAGAGCCTACGGGAACTTGGGCAACACCCACTACCTGCTGGGTAACTTTGTGGAGGCTATAAAGTTCCACCGTCAG CGATTATCCATTGCCAAAGAATTTGGGGACAAAGCAGCTGAACGGCGAGCTTACAGTAACTTGGGCAATGCCCTGATATTCCTGGGACAGTTCAACACAGCCACAGAGTACTACAG GAAAACTCTGCAACTGTCCAGGCAGCTGAGGGACCAGGTGATGGAGGCTCAAGCGTGTTACAGCCTGGGCAACACTTACACTCTTTTACAGCAGTATGAGAGGGCCATAGACTATCACCTCAAGCACCTGTACATAGCGCAGGAGCTTACAGATAG GGTTGGAGAGGGCCGTGCATGTTGGAGTCTGGGAAATGCATATGTGTCTTTAGGGAACAACAAACAAGCGCTCTACTATGCCAGAAAGCACCTGGAAATCTCTAAAGAA ATTGGAGACAGAAATGGTGAACTGACAGCCAGGATGAATGTGGATCAGCTGATGGAGGCCCTGGGGGTCACTGAGAGCGACCTTTCACCCTCAAGTTCAGAGTTTGAGATGCAAG gAGCAAGACCTAAATTCACCAAGAGAAACAGCATGGACAGTGTAGAACTGTGGAAATACTCTTCAGATAAG AATGGTGAGAACCAAGACTTGGAAAGTATACCGAGGAGATCTAAGAGTCACCTGTCGCAGCCTAGCAAAAGAAAAGGCTGTTCTGACAGCCAGTCATCAGAGGAAAGGCTGTGGTTTGACTCACCTGTGGACACTGATGACATCACTGTGCAAGTTCCACCTCCAGTGCCA AAGCTGGGCCGTGACCCCTCTGATGAAGACTGCTTCTTTGACCTCCTCAGCAAATTCCAGAGCAGCCGCATGGATGACCAGCGCTGCCACCTCGATGAGCCACAGAATGGAGACGACAGAGAAGGCGCCGCAACCTCCATGTCATCCCTGAGTGAGATGATAG ATCCTGCAATTACCACTTCCCCCCAGACAGAGGAGCTGTTTGACTTGATCGCCAGCTCTCAGAGTCGACGTCTTGATGACCAACGCGTTAATGTTGGTAACCTCCCAGGCCTGAGGATTACTCATAACAACCTGGGCCACCTGGTGGGAGAGGGAGATCATCAAGAGCCCAGTGATGACTTCTTCAACATGCTTATCAAGTGCCAG TCATCTAGAATTGACGATCAGCGGTGCTCCCCACCAGAAGCGGGCCCCCATGCCCCTACGGTGCCTGATGAAGACTTCTTCAGTCTGATCCAGAGGGTGCAGGCCAAGCGTATGGACGAGCAGCGTGTCCAGCTGCCCACAGACGACCAGGACAGCCCTCCGTCCCCAAGTCCTGAGCCAGCTAGCGGATTTTCCAGCTAG
- the ak1 gene encoding adenylate kinase isoenzyme 1 isoform X2, producing the protein MADKLKDAKIIFVVGGPGSGKGTQCEKIVAKYGYTHLSSGDLLRAEVASGSERGKQLQAIMQKGELVPLDTVLDMIKEAMIAKADVSKGYLIDGYPREVKQGEEFEKKIGKPCLLLYVDAKADTMVKRLLKRGETSGRSDDNEETIKKRLDLYYKATEPVIAFYESRGIVRKVDSELPVDDVFVQVSKAIDVL; encoded by the exons ATGGCAG ACAAGCTCAAAGATGCCAAGATCATCTTTGTTGTGG GTGGGCCTGGCTCTGGAAAGGGCACCCAGTGTGAGAAGATAGTGGCAAAGTACGGCTACACTCACCTGTCATCTGGGGATCTGCTTCGTGCTGAGGTGGCTTCTGGCTCTGAGAGGGGCAAGCAGCTCCAGGCCATCATGCAGAAGGGAGAACTTGTACCTTTG GACACAGTCTTAGACATGATTAAGGAAGCCATGATTGCCAAGGCTGATGTCTCCAAGGGTTACCTTATTGATGGCTATCCCCGTGAGGTGAAGCAGGGGGAGGAGTTTGAGAAGAAG ATCGGCAAACCCTGCTTGCTGCTGTACGTCGACGCAAAAGCAGACACGATGGTCAAGAGGCTTTTGAAACGCGGTGAGACCAGCGGCCGCTCTGATGACAACGAGGAGACCATCAAGAAGCGCCTGGACCTGTATTACAAAGCAACCGAGCCAGTGATTGCCTTTTATGAGAGCCGTGGTATTGTCAGGAAG GTTGACTCAGAGCTGCCAGTGGATGATGTCTTCGTCCAAGTCTCCAAGGCGATTGATGTGCTGTAG
- the ak1 gene encoding adenylate kinase isoenzyme 1 isoform X1, with amino-acid sequence MDACSSSSCARLSCTFDYQDDKLKDAKIIFVVGGPGSGKGTQCEKIVAKYGYTHLSSGDLLRAEVASGSERGKQLQAIMQKGELVPLDTVLDMIKEAMIAKADVSKGYLIDGYPREVKQGEEFEKKIGKPCLLLYVDAKADTMVKRLLKRGETSGRSDDNEETIKKRLDLYYKATEPVIAFYESRGIVRKVDSELPVDDVFVQVSKAIDVL; translated from the exons ATGGACGCGTGTTCTTCTTCATCGTGTGCGCGTCTGTCCTGCACATTCGACTATCAAGACG ACAAGCTCAAAGATGCCAAGATCATCTTTGTTGTGG GTGGGCCTGGCTCTGGAAAGGGCACCCAGTGTGAGAAGATAGTGGCAAAGTACGGCTACACTCACCTGTCATCTGGGGATCTGCTTCGTGCTGAGGTGGCTTCTGGCTCTGAGAGGGGCAAGCAGCTCCAGGCCATCATGCAGAAGGGAGAACTTGTACCTTTG GACACAGTCTTAGACATGATTAAGGAAGCCATGATTGCCAAGGCTGATGTCTCCAAGGGTTACCTTATTGATGGCTATCCCCGTGAGGTGAAGCAGGGGGAGGAGTTTGAGAAGAAG ATCGGCAAACCCTGCTTGCTGCTGTACGTCGACGCAAAAGCAGACACGATGGTCAAGAGGCTTTTGAAACGCGGTGAGACCAGCGGCCGCTCTGATGACAACGAGGAGACCATCAAGAAGCGCCTGGACCTGTATTACAAAGCAACCGAGCCAGTGATTGCCTTTTATGAGAGCCGTGGTATTGTCAGGAAG GTTGACTCAGAGCTGCCAGTGGATGATGTCTTCGTCCAAGTCTCCAAGGCGATTGATGTGCTGTAG